Proteins from a single region of Lasioglossum baleicum chromosome 1, iyLasBale1, whole genome shotgun sequence:
- the Nd-acp gene encoding NADH dehydrogenase (ubiquinone) acyl carrier protein isoform X3 translates to MASLTGIRLLMRNTGSFKNSISRFCLRATATQLQLTERSFHCKRQRTITLLPQVKTESVRAYSDESRTKKIEERVLKVVAAYDKISADKVRLYSHKPPLSLDFIQQRVLLVLNLYDKIDPKKLKLDSHFINDLGLDSLDHVEVIMAMEDEFGFEIPDMDAERLLRPADIVRYVADREDIYE, encoded by the exons ATGGCGTCTCTCACGGGTATTCGTCTTTTAATGAGAAATACCGGTTCTTTTAAGAATTCGATCAGTCGATTTTGTTTACGAGCTACTGCCACACAACTTCAATTAACAGAGAGATCCTTTCATTGTAAAAGACAAAGAACCATCACACTTCTGCCACAG GTAAAGACTGAGAGTGTTCGTGCATATTCAGATGAAAGTAGAACTAAGAAGATTGAGGAACGTGTATTAAAAGTGGTCGCAGCCTATGATAAAATATCAGCTGACAag GTGCGCCTCTACAGCCATAAGCCACCGTTATCACTTGACTTCATTCAGCAGCGAGTACTTTTAGTACTCAATCTTTATGATAAAATTGATCCTAAGAAG CTGAAATTGGACTCCCATTTCATAAATGACTTGGGCTTAGACTCTCTGGACCATGTAGAAGTTATAATGGCAATGGAGGACGAATTCGGTTTCGAAATACCGGATATGGACGCGGAGAGACTATTACGACCTGCCGATATAGTACGTTACGTCGCAGATAGAGAAGACATTTACGAATAA
- the Mob4 gene encoding MOB kinase activator 4: MKMADGPTILRRNRPGTKAKDFSRWPDEPFEEMDSTLAVQQYIQQMIRRDPSNVDLILEMPDAHDEAVWKYEHLRQFCMELNGLTVRLQEECQPEVCTQMTATEQWIFLCAAHKTPKECPAVDYTRHTLDGAACLLNSNKYFPSRVSIKESSVAKLGSVSRRVYRIFSHAYYHHRTIFDEYENETFLCRRFTAFVIKYSLMSKECLIVPIMEEDGTTESEA, encoded by the exons ATGAAGATGGCGGACGGACCTACGATCCTCAGAAGAAATAGGCCCGGGACCAAAGCAAAG GATTTCTCTAGGTGGCCCGATGAACCATTCGAAGAAATGGATAGCACGCTGGCAGTGCAGCAGTATATTCAACAGATGATCCGAAGAGACCCCTCGAACGTTGACTTGATATTGGAAATGCCAGATGCGCACGATGAAGCTGTATGGAAATACGAGCATCTCAGACAATTTTGTATGGAGTTAAACGGTTTAACAGTGAGACTGCAGGAGGAATGCCAGCCAGAAGTTTGTACACAAATGACAGCCACTGAACAATGGATATTTTTGTGCGCTGCGCATAAGACACCCAAGGAATGTCCAGCTGTTGATTACACGCGACACACGCTCGATGGTGCTGCTTGTTTACTTAACAGTAACAAGTATTTTCCTAGCAG AGTGAGTATTAAGGAATCTTCTGTCGCTAAACTGGGATCTGTTAGTCGCAGAGTTTACAGAATCTTCTCTCACGCGTATTACCACCATAGAACAATATTTGACGAGTATGAGAACGAGACATTCTTGTGTCGCAG GTTCACAGCATTCGTAATAAAGTACAGCTTAATGTCAAAGGAATGTTTGATAGTACCTATAATGGAAGAAGATGGAACCACGGAGAGCGAAGCCTAG
- the LOC143208570 gene encoding aromatic-L-amino-acid decarboxylase isoform X2 gives MDIQEFRVRGKEMVEYICEFMSNIHNRRVTPDVGPGYLRPLLPIEAPQQPEPWEDIMKDIESKIMPGITHWQHPRFHAYFPAGNSFPSILGDMLSDAIGCIGFSWAASPACTELETIVCDWFGKAIGLPSDFLYFSPGSKGGGVIQGSASECILVCMLAARAQAIARLKESPAHSHLDETALLGKLMAYCSRESHSSVEKDAMICFVKLRILEPDEKSVLRGETLRQAIEADTAEGYIPFFVSTTLGTTACCSFDNLKEIGPVCKKYQGVWLHVDAAYAGNAFICPELKYLMAGIEYTDSFNTNTNKFLLTNFDCSCLWVRDRFKLTSALVVDPLYLQHTHADTAIDYRHWSIPLSRRFRSLKLWLVLRCYGISGLQAYIRNHIQLAKKFEALVRKDSRFEVCNEVVLGLVCFRAKGPDTLNQKLLSTINDSGKLHMVPARVNQRFTIRFALAAPNATASDVDIAWSIITDYLAELQESKDVMKLADIREKKRKATLEQRRSFFVRMVSDPAIQPGFTKTPNRTGAKLDTQATIGGIGSNPNPTSRSWISWPLAYLMQAKDAADTSELSLRFRHLDTMVRLKAGGTGSRRGSSNGCSPEPSPSGSPSRGRSPNGRA, from the exons ATGGACATCCAGGAATTTCGTGTGCGCGGCAAGGAGATGGTAGAGTACATCTGCGAGTTCATGAGCAACATCCACAACAGAAGAGTGACGCCGGATGTTGGGCCAGGGTATCTGAGGCCTTTGTTGCCTATAGAGGCACCGCAGCAACCGGAGCCTTGGGAGGACATCATGAAGGACATCGAGTCGAAGATCATGCCTGGG ATCACCCACTGGCAGCATCCGAGGTTTCACGCCTATTTCCCGGCCGGAAACTCCTTCCCCTCGATCCTCGGAGATATGTTGTCCGACGCGATCGGTTGCATCGGGTTCTCATGG GCGGCCAGTCCAGCCTGCACGGAGCTGGAGACGATAGTCTGCGATTGGTTCG GCAAGGCTATCGGTCTGCCGTCGGACTTCCTTTACTTCAGCCCCGGTAGCAAGGGAGGAGGCGTAATACAG GGTTCAGCCTCGGAGTGCATCTTGGTGTGCATGCTGGCTGCAAGAGCGCAAGCGATCGCCAGGCTTAAGGAGTCGCCGGCTCATTCGCATCTGGACGAAACTGCACTTCTAGGAAAGCTGATGGCCTACTGCAGCCGGGAGAGTCATAGCAGTGTTGAAAAAGACGCGATGATCTGCTTTGTAAAGCTCCGAATCCTCGAGCCTGATGAGAAGAGCGTGCTTCGAGGCGAGACTTTGCGTCAG GCAATCGAGGCCGACACCGCCGAGGGTTACATCCCCTTCTTCGTCTCCACCACCCTCGGCACCACCGCTTGCTGCTCCTTCGACAATCTCAAGGAGATCGGTCCAGTTTGTAAAAAATACCAAGGC GTGTGGTTGCACGTGGACGCCGCGTACGCTGGTAATGCGTTCATTTGCCCGGAGTTGAAGTATCTGATGGCTGGCATCGAGTACACGGACTCCTTCAACACGAACACCAACAAGTTCCTGTTGACTAATTTCGATTGTTCCTGTCTGTGGGTGAGAGACAGATTCAAGCTGACCAGCGCGCTCGTCGTCGATCCACTTTATCTTCAGCACACCCACGCGGACACGGCCATTGATTACAG ACACTGGAGCATACCTCTGAGCCGACGATTTCGCTCCCTGAAGCTATGGCTCGTGCTGCGATGCTACGGAATATCCGGTCTTCAAGCCTACATTCGGAACCATATTCAATTAGCGAAGAAGTTCGAGGCGCTCGTCAGAAAGGACTCTAGGTTCGAGGTTTGCAACGAAGTGGTG TTGGGGCTAGTATGCTTCCGCGCGAAAGGGCCCGACACGCTGAACCAGAAGCTGTTGAGTACCATAAACGACTCAGGGAAGCTGCACATGGTCCCAGCAAGAGTGAACCAACGTTTCACGATTCGATTCGCGCTTGCTGCGCCGAATGCCACAGCTTCTGACGTCG ACATCGCCTGGAGCATCATAACCGACTATCTGGCCGAGTTGCAGGAATCGAAG GATGTTATGAAGCTGGCAGATATCCgggagaagaagaggaaagcCACTTTGGAACAGAGGAGGTCCTTCTTCGTCCGCATGGTGTCCGATCCAGCGATTCAACCTGGATTCACCAAAACTCCAAACAGGACCGGCGCGAAACTCGATACGCAGGCCACGATTGGCGGAATTGGATCGAATCCTAATCCTACGTC ACGTTCCTGGATATCCTGGCCCCTAGCCTACCTCATGCAGGCAAAGGATGCTGCCGACACGAGCGAATTATCTCTCAG ATTCCGTCACCTAGACACGATGGTTCGCTTGAAGGCAGGCGGCACCGGAAGTCGCCGCGGGAGCAGCAACGGCTGCAGCCCAGAGCCCTCACCTTCCGGTTCTCCATCTCGCGGAAGATCGCCTAACGGGAGGGCGTAA
- the Nd-acp gene encoding NADH dehydrogenase (ubiquinone) acyl carrier protein isoform X1 encodes MASLTGIRLLMRNTGSFKNSISRFCLRATATQLQLTERSFHCKRQRTITLLPQDITGTRVKQVRLYSHKPPLSLDFIQQRVLLVLNLYDKIDPKKLKLDSHFINDLGLDSLDHVEVIMAMEDEFGFEIPDMDAERLLRPADIVRYVADREDIYE; translated from the exons ATGGCGTCTCTCACGGGTATTCGTCTTTTAATGAGAAATACCGGTTCTTTTAAGAATTCGATCAGTCGATTTTGTTTACGAGCTACTGCCACACAACTTCAATTAACAGAGAGATCCTTTCATTGTAAAAGACAAAGAACCATCACACTTCTGCCACAG GACATAACGGGCACACGAGTCAAGCAGGTGCGCCTCTACAGCCATAAGCCACCGTTATCACTTGACTTCATTCAGCAGCGAGTACTTTTAGTACTCAATCTTTATGATAAAATTGATCCTAAGAAG CTGAAATTGGACTCCCATTTCATAAATGACTTGGGCTTAGACTCTCTGGACCATGTAGAAGTTATAATGGCAATGGAGGACGAATTCGGTTTCGAAATACCGGATATGGACGCGGAGAGACTATTACGACCTGCCGATATAGTACGTTACGTCGCAGATAGAGAAGACATTTACGAATAA
- the Nd-acp gene encoding NADH dehydrogenase (ubiquinone) acyl carrier protein isoform X2 → MASLTGIRLLMRNTGSFKNSISRFCLRATATQLQLTERSFHCKRQRTITLLPQVKTESVRAYSDESRTKKIEERVLKVVAAYDKISADKLKLDSHFINDLGLDSLDHVEVIMAMEDEFGFEIPDMDAERLLRPADIVRYVADREDIYE, encoded by the exons ATGGCGTCTCTCACGGGTATTCGTCTTTTAATGAGAAATACCGGTTCTTTTAAGAATTCGATCAGTCGATTTTGTTTACGAGCTACTGCCACACAACTTCAATTAACAGAGAGATCCTTTCATTGTAAAAGACAAAGAACCATCACACTTCTGCCACAG GTAAAGACTGAGAGTGTTCGTGCATATTCAGATGAAAGTAGAACTAAGAAGATTGAGGAACGTGTATTAAAAGTGGTCGCAGCCTATGATAAAATATCAGCTGACAag CTGAAATTGGACTCCCATTTCATAAATGACTTGGGCTTAGACTCTCTGGACCATGTAGAAGTTATAATGGCAATGGAGGACGAATTCGGTTTCGAAATACCGGATATGGACGCGGAGAGACTATTACGACCTGCCGATATAGTACGTTACGTCGCAGATAGAGAAGACATTTACGAATAA
- the Rpp25 gene encoding ribonuclease P protein subunit Rpp25 — protein sequence MAHTSPVDFPIPIVITEFFSSYGYKWHDDPAYQISPRVVNTPIIMGKSKFKKTKWTKNLSEEPEDSGVPIPNLPKNFLSMRVKSGTKIRNVLGYALKEFPNYNCVVWTSAGHGIGKAISCAELFKKEQKGLHQITKLRYTQSEKSKTENANGDKSTIRHVPEIHIMLAKEVKDTSVPGYQASDDTGEFLDEEEIKNGKKKESQEAGSNVTCIDTEEFAVMGLRTGQKRPKKEQQMGASSKKTKKRKNDK from the exons ATGGCCCACACGAGCCCCGTTGACTTCCCCATACCGATCGTTATCACCGAATTCTTTTCTTCGTATGGTTACAAATGGCATGACGATCCAGCTTATCAAATATCGCCTAGAGTCGTCAACACACCGATCATT ATGGGCAAATCGAAGTTCAAGAAAACGAAATGGACGAAGAACTTGAGCGAGGAGCCAGAAGATTCGGGAGTCCCTATACCCAATTTACCGAAGAACTTTCTCTCAATGCGG GTGAAAAGTGGCACGAAAATTAGGAACGTTCTTGGCTACGCTTTGAAAGAGTTTCCAAACTACAACTGCGTCGTATGGACCTCAGCTGGTCACGGAATAGGAAAGGCAATTTCTTGCGCGGAGTTGTTCAAAAAGGAACAAAAGGGACTCCATCAGATCACAAAATTACGTTACACTCA ATCGGAGAAGTCCAAAACGGAAAATGCAAATGGCGATAAGTCGACGATCCGCCACGTACCGGAAATACACATTATGCTGGCGAAGGAAGTGAAGGACACTTCTGTGCCTGG TTATCAGGCATCCGACGATACCGGGGAATTCTTAGACGAAGAAGAAATAAAGAACGGGAAGAAAAAAGAGAGTCAGGAAGCTGGTAGTAATGTGACCTGCATCGATACTGAGGAATTCGCCGTAATGGGACTGAGAACGGGTCAAAAAAGACCGAAGAAAGAGCAGCAAATGGGAGCGTCTTCGAAGAAAACTAAAAAGCGGAAGAACGATAAATAA
- the LOC143208570 gene encoding aromatic-L-amino-acid decarboxylase isoform X1 has product MDIQEFRVRGKEMVEYICEFMSNIHNRRVTPDVGPGYLRPLLPIEAPQQPEPWEDIMKDIESKIMPGITHWQHPRFHAYFPAGNSFPSILGDMLSDAIGCIGFSWAASPACTELETIVCDWFGKAIGLPSDFLYFSPGSKGGGVIQGSASECILVCMLAARAQAIARLKESPAHSHLDETALLGKLMAYCSRESHSSVEKDAMICFVKLRILEPDEKSVLRGETLRQAIEADTAEGYIPFFVSTTLGTTACCSFDNLKEIGPVCKKYQGVWLHVDAAYAGNAFICPELKYLMAGIEYTDSFNTNTNKFLLTNFDCSCLWVRDRFKLTSALVVDPLYLQHTHADTAIDYRHWSIPLSRRFRSLKLWLVLRCYGISGLQAYIRNHIQLAKKFEALVRKDSRFEVCNEVVLGLVCFRAKGPDTLNQKLLSTINDSGKLHMVPARVNQRFTIRFALAAPNATASDVDIAWSIITDYLAELQESKASEIPMVLFGRRESDDILQLSRCFVICMFVIAFLPLQDVMKLADIREKKRKATLEQRRSFFVRMVSDPAIQPGFTKTPNRTGAKLDTQATIGGIGSNPNPTSRSWISWPLAYLMQAKDAADTSELSLRFRHLDTMVRLKAGGTGSRRGSSNGCSPEPSPSGSPSRGRSPNGRA; this is encoded by the exons ATGGACATCCAGGAATTTCGTGTGCGCGGCAAGGAGATGGTAGAGTACATCTGCGAGTTCATGAGCAACATCCACAACAGAAGAGTGACGCCGGATGTTGGGCCAGGGTATCTGAGGCCTTTGTTGCCTATAGAGGCACCGCAGCAACCGGAGCCTTGGGAGGACATCATGAAGGACATCGAGTCGAAGATCATGCCTGGG ATCACCCACTGGCAGCATCCGAGGTTTCACGCCTATTTCCCGGCCGGAAACTCCTTCCCCTCGATCCTCGGAGATATGTTGTCCGACGCGATCGGTTGCATCGGGTTCTCATGG GCGGCCAGTCCAGCCTGCACGGAGCTGGAGACGATAGTCTGCGATTGGTTCG GCAAGGCTATCGGTCTGCCGTCGGACTTCCTTTACTTCAGCCCCGGTAGCAAGGGAGGAGGCGTAATACAG GGTTCAGCCTCGGAGTGCATCTTGGTGTGCATGCTGGCTGCAAGAGCGCAAGCGATCGCCAGGCTTAAGGAGTCGCCGGCTCATTCGCATCTGGACGAAACTGCACTTCTAGGAAAGCTGATGGCCTACTGCAGCCGGGAGAGTCATAGCAGTGTTGAAAAAGACGCGATGATCTGCTTTGTAAAGCTCCGAATCCTCGAGCCTGATGAGAAGAGCGTGCTTCGAGGCGAGACTTTGCGTCAG GCAATCGAGGCCGACACCGCCGAGGGTTACATCCCCTTCTTCGTCTCCACCACCCTCGGCACCACCGCTTGCTGCTCCTTCGACAATCTCAAGGAGATCGGTCCAGTTTGTAAAAAATACCAAGGC GTGTGGTTGCACGTGGACGCCGCGTACGCTGGTAATGCGTTCATTTGCCCGGAGTTGAAGTATCTGATGGCTGGCATCGAGTACACGGACTCCTTCAACACGAACACCAACAAGTTCCTGTTGACTAATTTCGATTGTTCCTGTCTGTGGGTGAGAGACAGATTCAAGCTGACCAGCGCGCTCGTCGTCGATCCACTTTATCTTCAGCACACCCACGCGGACACGGCCATTGATTACAG ACACTGGAGCATACCTCTGAGCCGACGATTTCGCTCCCTGAAGCTATGGCTCGTGCTGCGATGCTACGGAATATCCGGTCTTCAAGCCTACATTCGGAACCATATTCAATTAGCGAAGAAGTTCGAGGCGCTCGTCAGAAAGGACTCTAGGTTCGAGGTTTGCAACGAAGTGGTG TTGGGGCTAGTATGCTTCCGCGCGAAAGGGCCCGACACGCTGAACCAGAAGCTGTTGAGTACCATAAACGACTCAGGGAAGCTGCACATGGTCCCAGCAAGAGTGAACCAACGTTTCACGATTCGATTCGCGCTTGCTGCGCCGAATGCCACAGCTTCTGACGTCG ACATCGCCTGGAGCATCATAACCGACTATCTGGCCGAGTTGCAGGAATCGAAGGCAAGCGAAATACCAATGGTCCTCTTCGGACGACGAGAATCCGATGATATTCTTCAGCTTTCTCGATGTTTCGTAATATGTATGTTTGTAATTGCTTTTCTACCGTTGCAGGATGTTATGAAGCTGGCAGATATCCgggagaagaagaggaaagcCACTTTGGAACAGAGGAGGTCCTTCTTCGTCCGCATGGTGTCCGATCCAGCGATTCAACCTGGATTCACCAAAACTCCAAACAGGACCGGCGCGAAACTCGATACGCAGGCCACGATTGGCGGAATTGGATCGAATCCTAATCCTACGTC ACGTTCCTGGATATCCTGGCCCCTAGCCTACCTCATGCAGGCAAAGGATGCTGCCGACACGAGCGAATTATCTCTCAG ATTCCGTCACCTAGACACGATGGTTCGCTTGAAGGCAGGCGGCACCGGAAGTCGCCGCGGGAGCAGCAACGGCTGCAGCCCAGAGCCCTCACCTTCCGGTTCTCCATCTCGCGGAAGATCGCCTAACGGGAGGGCGTAA